The Papaver somniferum cultivar HN1 chromosome 3, ASM357369v1, whole genome shotgun sequence genome includes a region encoding these proteins:
- the LOC113358503 gene encoding protein KINESIN LIGHT CHAIN-RELATED 1-like isoform X2: MPGLVSVKTPPGSTPLRIHVSDENQEELSSSNNRRSTSRTPIPKRTSSPSPSTASRSRPSPGTSSGGKKKIEKKPEIDETALDNPDLGPFLLKQARDTIASGDSPIKALDFAIRASKSFERCCSDEPRNLELAMSLHVVAAIYCSLGRFEEAIPVLEQAIMVPDVTKGSDHSLAAFSGYMQLGDTHSMLGQLDRSISCYDSGLKIQIEALGESDPRVAETCRYLAEANVQAMQFDQAEVLCKQTLEIHREHSAPASLEEAADRRLMALVCEAKGDYESALEHLVLASMAMIAAGQDNEIAAIDVGIGDLYLSLSRFDEAVFAYQKALTVFKSIKGDNHPSVASVFVRLADLYYKTGKFRESKSYCESALRIYTKPVPGTTSEEIAGGLTEISAIYEAVNEPEEALKLLQKAMKLLDDTPGQRSTIAGIEAQMGVMFYMVGRYSDARNSFESGVTKLRASGEKKSAFFGVVLNQMGLSCVQLYKIDEAAELFEEARGILEQECGPFDPETLGVYSNLAATYDAMGRVEDAIEILEHILKVREEKLGTANPDVDDEKKRLAELLKEAGRSRNKKAKSLTNLLDSTSQRMKKEVNKRWSGLGFKS; the protein is encoded by the exons atgccaGGCTTAGTATCAGTAAAAACACCACCAGGATCAACACCATTACGAATTCACGTATCAGATGAAAATCAAGAAGAATTGTCCAGCAGCAACAATCGTCGGTCTACATCACGAACACCAATCCCAAAAAGAACATCATCACCATCGCCATCGACGGCATCAAGAAGTAGACCATCACCAGGAACATCTTCAGgaggaaagaaaaaaattgaaaaaaaacctGAAATTGACGAAACAGCATTAGACAATCCAGATCTAGGGCCATTCTTATTAAAACAAGCCAGAGATACAATAGCATCAGGTGATAGTCCAATTAAGGCATTGGATTTTGCAATTAGGGCTTCAAAATCATTTGAAAGATGTTGTTCAGACGAACCGAGAAATTTGGAATTAGCGATGAGTTTACATGTTGTTGCTGCAATTTATTGCAGTTTGGGAAGATTTGAAGAGGCCATACCTGTTTTAGAACAAGCAATTATGGTTCCTGATGTTACTAAAGGATCTGATCATTCTCTAGCTGCTTTTTCTGGGTATATGCAATTAGGTGATACTCATTCCATGTTAGGTCAGTTAGATCGATCTATCTCTTGTTATGATTCTGGTTTGAAGATCCAAATTGAAGCTTTAGGTGAATCAGATCCAAGAGTTGCTGAAACTTGCAG GTACTTAGCTGAGGCAAATGTGCAAGCTATGCAATTTGATCAAGCAGAAGTTCTTTGCAAGCAAACCCTTGAAATTCACCGTGAACATAGTGCACCAGCATCACTTGAAGAAGCTGCTGATCGTCGATTAATGGCTCTCGTTTGCGAGGCAAAAGGAGATTATGAATCTGCACTTGAACACCTTGTTCTTGCTAGCATGGCTATGATTGCCGCTGGTCAAGACAATGAAATTGCTGCTATTGATGTTGGTATTGGTGACCTGTACCTCTCACTTTCCCGTTTCGATGAAGCTGTATTTGCTTACCAAAAAGCTCTTACTGTATTTAAATCTATCAAGGGTGACAACCATCCATCTGTTGCATCGGTTTTTGTTCGCCTTGCTGATCTTTACTATAAAACTGGCAAATTCAGAGAATCTAAGTCTTATTGTGAAAGTGCTTTAAGGATTTATACAAAGCCAGTGCCTGGAACCACATCAGAGGAGATTGCTGGCGGGTTAACAGAAATTTCAGCTATTTACGAAGCTGTGAATGAGCCTGAGGAGGCTTTGAAGCTTTTGCAGAAGGCAATGAAGTTACTGGATGATACACCTGGACAGAGAAGTACAATTGCAGGTATAGAAGCTCAAATGGGTGTTATGTTTTACATGGTTGGAAGGTATTCAGATGCTCGGAATTCATTTGAGAGTGGTGTGACAAAGCTTAGAGCCAGTGGAGAGAAAAAATCAGCATTTTTTGGTGTGGTGTTGAACCAAATGGGATTGTCTTGTGTACAATTGTACAAAATAGATGAAGCTGCTGAGTTATTTGAAGAAGCTAGGGGCATACTTGAACAGGAGTGCGGTCCCTTTGACCCAGAGACGCTTGGTGTATACAGCAACCTTGCAGCAACTTATGATGCCATGGGCAG AGTGGAAGACGCAATTGAAATATTGGAACATATTCTCAAGGTGAGAGAGGAAAAACTAGGAACAGCGAACCCAGATGTTGATGATGAGAAGAAAAGGCTTGCAGAGCTACTAAAGGAAGCGGGCAGATCCCGCAACAAAAAAGCAAAATCACTCACAAACTTGCTTGATTCTACCTCGCAGAGGATGAAGAAGGAAGTAAATAAGAGATGGTCAGGCTTGGGTTTCAAAAGTTAA
- the LOC113358503 gene encoding protein KINESIN LIGHT CHAIN-RELATED 1-like isoform X1, producing MPGLVSVKTPPGSTPLRIHVSDENQEELSSSNNRRSTSRTPIPKRTSSPSPSTASRSRPSPGTSSGGKKKIEKKPEIDETALDNPDLGPFLLKQARDTIASGDSPIKALDFAIRASKSFERCCSDEPRNLELAMSLHVVAAIYCSLGRFEEAIPVLEQAIMVPDVTKGSDHSLAAFSGYMQLGDTHSMLGQLDRSISCYDSGLKIQIEALGESDPRVAETCRYLAEANVQAMQFDQAEVLCKQTLEIHREHSAPASLEEAADRRLMALVCEAKGDYESALEHLVLASMAMIAAGQDNEIAAIDVGIGDLYLSLSRFDEAVFAYQKALTVFKSIKGDNHPSVASVFVRLADLYYKTGKFRESKSYCESALRIYTKPVPGTTSEEIAGGLTEISAIYEAVNEPEEALKLLQKAMKLLDDTPGQRSTIAGIEAQMGVMFYMVGRYSDARNSFESGVTKLRASGEKKSAFFGVVLNQMGLSCVQLYKIDEAAELFEEARGILEQECGPFDPETLGVYSNLAATYDAMGRFIISSSISGKVEDAIEILEHILKVREEKLGTANPDVDDEKKRLAELLKEAGRSRNKKAKSLTNLLDSTSQRMKKEVNKRWSGLGFKS from the exons atgccaGGCTTAGTATCAGTAAAAACACCACCAGGATCAACACCATTACGAATTCACGTATCAGATGAAAATCAAGAAGAATTGTCCAGCAGCAACAATCGTCGGTCTACATCACGAACACCAATCCCAAAAAGAACATCATCACCATCGCCATCGACGGCATCAAGAAGTAGACCATCACCAGGAACATCTTCAGgaggaaagaaaaaaattgaaaaaaaacctGAAATTGACGAAACAGCATTAGACAATCCAGATCTAGGGCCATTCTTATTAAAACAAGCCAGAGATACAATAGCATCAGGTGATAGTCCAATTAAGGCATTGGATTTTGCAATTAGGGCTTCAAAATCATTTGAAAGATGTTGTTCAGACGAACCGAGAAATTTGGAATTAGCGATGAGTTTACATGTTGTTGCTGCAATTTATTGCAGTTTGGGAAGATTTGAAGAGGCCATACCTGTTTTAGAACAAGCAATTATGGTTCCTGATGTTACTAAAGGATCTGATCATTCTCTAGCTGCTTTTTCTGGGTATATGCAATTAGGTGATACTCATTCCATGTTAGGTCAGTTAGATCGATCTATCTCTTGTTATGATTCTGGTTTGAAGATCCAAATTGAAGCTTTAGGTGAATCAGATCCAAGAGTTGCTGAAACTTGCAG GTACTTAGCTGAGGCAAATGTGCAAGCTATGCAATTTGATCAAGCAGAAGTTCTTTGCAAGCAAACCCTTGAAATTCACCGTGAACATAGTGCACCAGCATCACTTGAAGAAGCTGCTGATCGTCGATTAATGGCTCTCGTTTGCGAGGCAAAAGGAGATTATGAATCTGCACTTGAACACCTTGTTCTTGCTAGCATGGCTATGATTGCCGCTGGTCAAGACAATGAAATTGCTGCTATTGATGTTGGTATTGGTGACCTGTACCTCTCACTTTCCCGTTTCGATGAAGCTGTATTTGCTTACCAAAAAGCTCTTACTGTATTTAAATCTATCAAGGGTGACAACCATCCATCTGTTGCATCGGTTTTTGTTCGCCTTGCTGATCTTTACTATAAAACTGGCAAATTCAGAGAATCTAAGTCTTATTGTGAAAGTGCTTTAAGGATTTATACAAAGCCAGTGCCTGGAACCACATCAGAGGAGATTGCTGGCGGGTTAACAGAAATTTCAGCTATTTACGAAGCTGTGAATGAGCCTGAGGAGGCTTTGAAGCTTTTGCAGAAGGCAATGAAGTTACTGGATGATACACCTGGACAGAGAAGTACAATTGCAGGTATAGAAGCTCAAATGGGTGTTATGTTTTACATGGTTGGAAGGTATTCAGATGCTCGGAATTCATTTGAGAGTGGTGTGACAAAGCTTAGAGCCAGTGGAGAGAAAAAATCAGCATTTTTTGGTGTGGTGTTGAACCAAATGGGATTGTCTTGTGTACAATTGTACAAAATAGATGAAGCTGCTGAGTTATTTGAAGAAGCTAGGGGCATACTTGAACAGGAGTGCGGTCCCTTTGACCCAGAGACGCTTGGTGTATACAGCAACCTTGCAGCAACTTATGATGCCATGGGCAG GTTTATTATATCATCTTCCATCAGTGGCAA AGTGGAAGACGCAATTGAAATATTGGAACATATTCTCAAGGTGAGAGAGGAAAAACTAGGAACAGCGAACCCAGATGTTGATGATGAGAAGAAAAGGCTTGCAGAGCTACTAAAGGAAGCGGGCAGATCCCGCAACAAAAAAGCAAAATCACTCACAAACTTGCTTGATTCTACCTCGCAGAGGATGAAGAAGGAAGTAAATAAGAGATGGTCAGGCTTGGGTTTCAAAAGTTAA